TATGCTGGGTTCCGGTGGTTTCATCGTAATGGACGAAGATCAGTGTATCGTACGTAATACCCTGACCTTTGCCCGTTTCTACCACCACGAAAGCTGCGGACAATGCAGCCCTTGCCGTGAAGGTACCGGATGGATGGAGAAAGTGTTGAAAAACATTGAATATGGTAAAGGTAAGATGAGTGACATCGAATTACTCTGGGATATCCAGCGTAAAATCGAAGGTAATACCATCTGTCCGCTCGGCGACGCCGCAGCATGGCCGGTAGCAGCAGCTATCCGTCATTTCCGCGACGAGTTCGAATGGCATATCAAAAATCCGGAAGAAGCACAACGCCGCAACTTTGGTTTAGCACATTATGCTGACCCATTACCGGTTCCGGCAGCTGTGTAGTTTTTTTGCTCGCAAAGCAGCATAAGCAGCAGAGCAGCAAAGAATATTATGTTATAGTTATTTTCAGTATCTGTTAACCCACAAATATTTCATCCATGACTGAAAATGAAATCTCGAAAGAGGTTGTAGATCTTTGTTTTTATTTACACCAGAAATACGGTCCAGGGCTGTTTGAATCTGTTTATCAGCAATTACTTGCATATGAGTTACGTAAAAAGAATTATCATGTACAAGAGCAAGCTGAAATAGATATTGAACATGAAGGAATGGTTGTTCCAAATGCCTTTAAAGCAGATTTAATCATCAATCATAAAATAATAATTGAGCTAAAATCTGTCAAAGCACTGGAAGACGTACACTATAAACAACTATATACATATCTAAAGCTTACAGATTTAAGACTAGGTCTATTGATCAACTTTAATGTTAAGCTTATTAAAGATGGTATTCACCGGGTAGTTTATAGAATATAGGTGAAACAATAATAATTAAACAAAACTTAATCCTTTGCTGCTCTGCTGCTTATGCTGCTTTGCGAGCAAAGAAAGAAAAATAAAAAGCCCGCTTGCGGGCAACAAACTGAAAACAATGGCGGAGGAAAAAAAATTATTCAAGGTTAAGATCGATAACATCTCCGTGGAGGTCGAACCTGGTACAACCATATTGAACGCAGCGCGTGGTATTGGAGGAGATGTGGTGCCACCGGCTATGTGTTATTATTCCAAACTGCAGGGAAGTGGCGGTAAATGCCGTACCTGCCTGGTAAAAGTAACCAAAGGATCTGAAGCAGATCCTCGCCCTATGCCTAAGCTGGTTGCCAGCTGCCGTACTACTGTTATGGACGGTATGGAAGTAGCTAATATCACTTCCCCTGAAGTACTGGAAGCACGTAAAGGTATTGTGGAATTCCTGCTGATAAACCATCCGCTCGACTGTCCTGTTTGTGATCAGGCAGGTGAGTGCGACCTTCAGGACCTGAGCTATGAGCACGGTGCTGAATCTACCCGCTACGAATTCAAACGCAGAACATTCGAAAAAATTGATCTCGGTGAGCATATCCAGTTGCATATGACCCGTTGTATCCTCTGCTACCGTTGCGTATTCACAGCTGACCAGCTGACAGAAAAACGTGAACACGGTATACTCGACAGAGGCGACCACTCCCAGATCAGTACATATATTCAACAAAACCTGGACAACGACTTCATCGGTAACGTGATTGATGTTTGTCCGGTAGGTGCTCTCACCGATAAAACGGCCCGTTTCAAAAACCGTGTATGGTTCCTGAAACCGGTAAATGCTCACCGTCATTGCGACAATCCTAAATGCTGCGGTAAAACCGTTCTCTGGATGCGTGGTGATGAAATCTTCCGTGTAACTGCACGTAAAGATCAATTTGGTGAAGTAGAAGAGTGGATCTGTGATACCTGCCGCTTCGACAAGAAAGAGGTGAAAGACTGGACTATTGAAGGGCCTCGTCAAATCGACCGCCATAGCGTTATCAGCCAGGGCCATTATGTAAATACTGTAAAACCGAAAGATCCACTGGTAGAAGTACTGGACGGACGTCAGCCTAAACTGCTGTTCGATATCCACAGTACCAGCCAGGTAAACAGGCCGAATATTGATTTGTCAAAAATCGACGGGCCAGCTCATTCGGACGATTTTGATAAGAAATAATCGTAACTCGCAATTCGTAATTCGTAATAGTATTTGGTAATGACGTTATTAAGCATAGACTGGTTTTTTATTCTGGAGAAAATAGCGCTGATAGCAGCGGTATTGATGCTCTCACTGGTAGTAGCGATGTATTCTACCTGGGGTGAAAGAAAGGTTGCGGCCTGGATCCAGGATCGTTTTGGTCCTAACCGTGCAGGTTTTATGGGTTTATTCCAGCCGCTGGCAGATGGTGGTAAACTGTTCTTCAAAGAAGAAATCATTCCTACCAACTCCAACAAATTCCTCTTCATCCTCGGCCCATCCATTGCTATGGTGGTGGCTTGTATGACCAGCGCCGTTATTCCATGGGGCGATACCCTGACCATTGCCGGCCGCGAGGTTTCCTTGCAGGTGGCAGACGTAAACATCGGTATCCTCTTCATCTTTGCCGTAGTAGGTATGGGTGTTTATGGTATCATGATCGGTGGCTGGGCATCCAATAATAAATATTCCCTGCTGGCATCTGTACGTGCTGCTTCCCAGATCATCTCCTATGAGCTGCCGATGGGACTGGCCTTGATTGCCCTCTTAATGTGGACAGGTACACTCAGTCTGAAAGAAATCGTTGAACAACAGCGTCATGGCATGTGGAACGTATGGTATCAGCCACTAGGTTTTCTGATCTTCCTGATTTGTGCTTTTGCAGAATGTAACCGTGCTCCTTTCGATCTTCCGGAAGCGGAGAATGAGCTGAACGGTGGTTATCACCTGGAGTATTCCTCCATGAAGCTGGGTTTCTTCCTGTTTGCTGAGTATATCAATATGTTTATCAGCTCTGCGCTGATGGCTACCATGTACTTTGGTGGCTATGCTTTCCCTGGAATGGATAGCCTGGGTGTTTCGCCTAACCTGCTGACCATCCTCGGATTCTTTGCGCTGTTTATCAAAGTGCTGCTCTTCATCTTCTTCTTTATGTGGGTACGCTGGACGTTACCACGTTTCAGATATGATCAGCTGATGCGTCTGGGCTGGAGAGTATTGATTCCGCTGGCATTGTTCAACATGCTGGCAACAGGAGCAACAGTATTATACTTACATCGTTAATTGAGAATCATACCTGCCATGTAACAGTGGCAGGTCCAAAATAAGCATTGATTATGCAAAGTTTAACTAATAGGGCAAAACCGGTTGATCGCAGGCCGATGTCGTTCGTGGAAAAGCTGTACCTCCCTGCCATTGCAAGGGGTATGGGTATTACCATGAAGCACCTTTTCAAACGTAAGGCTACCATC
This window of the Chitinophaga sp. Cy-1792 genome carries:
- a CDS encoding GxxExxY protein is translated as MTENEISKEVVDLCFYLHQKYGPGLFESVYQQLLAYELRKKNYHVQEQAEIDIEHEGMVVPNAFKADLIINHKIIIELKSVKALEDVHYKQLYTYLKLTDLRLGLLINFNVKLIKDGIHRVVYRI
- a CDS encoding 2Fe-2S iron-sulfur cluster-binding protein, translated to MAEEKKLFKVKIDNISVEVEPGTTILNAARGIGGDVVPPAMCYYSKLQGSGGKCRTCLVKVTKGSEADPRPMPKLVASCRTTVMDGMEVANITSPEVLEARKGIVEFLLINHPLDCPVCDQAGECDLQDLSYEHGAESTRYEFKRRTFEKIDLGEHIQLHMTRCILCYRCVFTADQLTEKREHGILDRGDHSQISTYIQQNLDNDFIGNVIDVCPVGALTDKTARFKNRVWFLKPVNAHRHCDNPKCCGKTVLWMRGDEIFRVTARKDQFGEVEEWICDTCRFDKKEVKDWTIEGPRQIDRHSVISQGHYVNTVKPKDPLVEVLDGRQPKLLFDIHSTSQVNRPNIDLSKIDGPAHSDDFDKK
- the nuoH gene encoding NADH-quinone oxidoreductase subunit NuoH, with the protein product MTLLSIDWFFILEKIALIAAVLMLSLVVAMYSTWGERKVAAWIQDRFGPNRAGFMGLFQPLADGGKLFFKEEIIPTNSNKFLFILGPSIAMVVACMTSAVIPWGDTLTIAGREVSLQVADVNIGILFIFAVVGMGVYGIMIGGWASNNKYSLLASVRAASQIISYELPMGLALIALLMWTGTLSLKEIVEQQRHGMWNVWYQPLGFLIFLICAFAECNRAPFDLPEAENELNGGYHLEYSSMKLGFFLFAEYINMFISSALMATMYFGGYAFPGMDSLGVSPNLLTILGFFALFIKVLLFIFFFMWVRWTLPRFRYDQLMRLGWRVLIPLALFNMLATGATVLYLHR